The proteins below are encoded in one region of Oncorhynchus tshawytscha isolate Ot180627B linkage group LG04, Otsh_v2.0, whole genome shotgun sequence:
- the LOC112248535 gene encoding chemokine-like receptor 1 yields the protein MLFGSCFFSQRNILNLFHKAKKTTEIMDASSNTSVYDDYDDSVVIPSQSPVIYEMYHMKAGFRYMYVLVYSANILLGLLLNSAVIFRTVKCRSKKKLSQQMLILGLAVTHLVFCLSAPLYLITAWNYFSWTFGKVVCKLGSYVMFMNMFSVSLMITFWNVCWSVPGCFEHRMSTNMVLLSWFTGAILSTPSLLSREVQYTADGHVCIDNYGYTGSSQMSKEGRERMMAVLICRFIVGMLLPLGARCVSCCCMSMGNNQLRPQVIRPVTIAHFLCWTPVISLSVLQVTMGTGSRLFTYALPPATALSVLNSCISPIICIWQEKKEQSLRGPPRVEDNRDEDEEMTSLTR from the exons ATGCTATTTGGAAGCTGCTTTTTTTCTCAACGTAATATTCTAAATCTTTTTCATAAG gctaaaaaaacaacagaaatcatGGATGCCTCATCCAACACATCAGTCTATGATGACTACGATGATTCAGTGGTAATACCTTCCCAGTCCCCAGTCATCTATGAGATGTATCACATGAAGGCTGGCTTTAGATACATGTATGTGTTAGTGTACTCAGCCAACATTCTGCTGGGTCTGCTGCTCAACTCTGCTGTCATCTTCAGGACTGTAAAATGCAGGTCCAAGAAGAAACTGAGTCAACAGATGTTAATCCTTGGCTTGGCTGTCACCCACCTCGTCTTCTGCCTCTCCGCCCCACTTTACCTGATCACTGCCTGGAACTACTTCTCCTGGACATTTGGGAAGGTTGTCTGCAAGCTGGGGTCCTACGTGATGTTTATGAACATGTTTTCTGTCTCACTGATGATCACCTTCTGGAATGTGTGCTGGAGTGTCCCTGGATGCTTTGAACACCGCATGTCCACCAACATGGTCCTGCTGTCCTGGTTCACTGGGGCCATACTGAGTACCCCCTCTCTACTGTCCAGGGAGGTTCAGTACACTGCCGATGGACATGTCTGCATTGACAACTATGGCTATACTGGAAGCTCCCAGATGTCtaaagagggaagggagagaatgaTGGCAGTGTTGATCTGTCGCTTCATTGTCGGGATGCTGCTCCCTTTGGGTGCGAGATGTGTCAGCTGTTGCTGCATGAGCATGGGAAACAACCAGCTGAGGCCACAGGTTATTCGACCTGTGACTATTGCCCATTTCCTATGCTGGACTCCTGTCATTAGTCTCTCTGTGCTGCAAGTCACAATGGGGACAGGCAGCAGGTTGTTCACATACGCATTGCCCCCGGCCACTGCCCTGTCAGTCTTAAACAGCTGCATCTCTCCTATCATCTGCATATGGCAGGAGAAGAAGGAACAGAGCCTGAGAGGACCCCCTCGGGTGGAGGACAACAGagatgaggatgaggagatgaCATCCCTGACACGCTAA